In Desulforegula conservatrix Mb1Pa, the sequence TCAGAGACGAGAACTATCTGCTTGTATGCATTCTGGCTGGCTTCACGGTTTTTCTTGTTGCGCCCTGGATAGCAAAAAGATGGAATATTGTGCTCATAGCAGACGCAGTGGGGCTGGGACTTTTCTCTGCGACAGGCGCTGAAAAAGCCATGTCGCTTGGGCTTGGCCCGATAGGAGTAATGTTTTCAGGCGCACTTACTGCAACAGGAGGAGGAGTTATAAGAGACATCCTTGTTAGAGAAATTCCTGATGTCATAAAAGAGGACTTTTATGCAACCGCAGCCATAGCGGGCGGTGCAGTCTTTTATTTTTCATCAGTCCTTTGCATATCAAATTTCTACTCATTCATGGCAAGTTTTGTTTTCACAACAATGCTGAGATTCATTGCCATGCACGTAAAAATAAAACTTCCCAAAATAAAACGTCTACCTGATTCACCATCAAGGCTTACCAAAGGCAGAAAAACAAGGCGTAAATATAATGAATAATGGTCTGCCTCATACTGGTACAAGGGAAAGCATCATTATAAATAATAATTCTTTAGCAGTGAGCCCTGTAAACACACCCGCCGGACACCCATGTCTGTTCAACAGATGCCCAGTCATTGGATGGAGAAACAATAATAATATCAGCCGGAGTGCCTTCATCAAGCCGTCCTGCTGATCCTGAAGATTTGAGATACTCACCTGGGCCGCTTGTGGCGAGTCCAAAAGCCTCGGCCAAGTTTATCCCAACCTGTTTCCCCGCAACAAAAGGAGCCTGAACAAGGGATTCAGGGTAATAGTCGCTGATAAAACCATTGCACAACCTGTTTTTGACTGTTTCTGACGCCGTGAGATGACCGTTGGAAGACAGGCCCCTGATCATGTTGGGAGCGCCCATGAAGACCTTCATGCCTTTTCCCCTTGCTGATAAAGCGGCTTCCATGGTGACAGGAAATTCAGACGCAGTTACGCCCAAAGCATTAAGAAGCTCCACTTTTGCATTGGTATCGTCGTCATGGCTCATGACTGGAACTCCTTGATCCACAACCTTTTCTATCAGATTTCTTATTGATTCCCATCCTTCTGCCTGCCGCTTCTGTTTTCTGTCCACCATTGTAACAAGTTCATGTTCTGTCAGGGCGTAGGTTTTGCCGTAATAATTACCGAAGCTTTCAAGATCCCTGAACTGTCCCTGGCCAGGAGTATGATCCATGATCGAGACAAGATCAAGAAGCCCGGAATCGAGCAGGCCTTCAACATAATCAGTGCCGTTTATGGTTCCAATCTCATACCTTGCATGAACATAATGCCTTACACATGCTTTCCCTGAATCGGAGAACGCCTTCACCAGCCTTAAAAGCCTGTCGGCCTCTTTTTGGCTTCTGAGTCCCATTTCTCCTTCTCCAAAGCTTATGGCATGACAAAAGGACGTTATTCCGCAGGCAGCAAGCCTTCTGTCGAGATTCTGGATCGCAAATCTTTGGTCAAAAAAAACTCCGGGCCTCATTTCTATGCATTTTTCAAGGGCGTCTGAATGGAGATCCACAAGACTAGGCATTATATATTTGCCGTCAACGTCATGCAGTTCATCAGCCAGATGTATTGCAAGCGGATTGTTTATTGAAATTATGCCGCTTTTATCAAAAAGGATTATACCTTCATCATGAATGTTTTTGCCGTCAAAAAGTGGGCCTCCAAAAAGGCATGTTTTTTTCAAAGTCATCTCCTTGCGGTTTTGAACAATATTTAAATATTTGAAATTTCAAGATAATGTTAATAAGACAGAATAAATATACCAAAATATTCTTCCCTCCTTTTTCTTCCGTTGGATCTCGATTTATCCACCTTCCCATCTCTGCATCATAGAATCTGAACCCGTAGTAATATAAGCCTATCTCCCCATCCAGATACTTGGTACTGAATCTGTATGGATTCTCTCCCGCCATCGGGCCTTCGCTAAATAAGGCTTTGCCGAATGGGTCATATTCATAACGCGCGGCTATCGAGCCATCAGATGATTTAATCATCTGACCCACATTGCCGTTGCCATCATAAGAATAAAGATACTCGTTCCCTGATTTTACGCTTGCGATAAGCCCGCCGACGCCGCCAGCTCCCTGCATGGATTGGGAGAGATCGAGGCCCCAGACGTAATAGGCAGGAACTTCTGGTGAAGAATCCGAGGCTTTTTCTGATTCTTTGACCATGTCCCAGCCGTCGTAGATGAAGGACTGATCTTTTTGTTTCTGCCACGAGCCTGAAGAATAGGTGTAAAGGGTCTTTTGGGCGCGTCTGCCCATGTAATCGTAGATGTAGGTTGACTTGATGCTTCCCTGCTGAGGATTCTGCGGAGAAGCTTCAATCAGACGGTTTTCGGCATTATATGTGTAGACCATGCCCTTGGCTACGGTCATGTTGCCGTCGAAATCGTATGCCGGGGTTTCAGGATTTGCTGCCCCTGAGATTGACTCGTACTGGTTCAGGCTGTTTGCTGAGTAAGCAAAATTGTTTGCGGCCTCTGTTGCGGTTTTCCTGTTGCCGATCGGGTCGTAAGCATAAGCCCTGCTTCTGTCAGAAAGCGGATTGTTCTTGTTTGCCAGATCCTCGCCTGTGAAGGAATTTGAGGCCGTGACCTCGCTTCTGTCGTTGTATCCGTAGATGTTAAAGTTTGGATTGTTAAAGGCAGAGCCTGTGTTTTTGACAGATTTTCTTCTGCCAAGCTCGTCGTATTCGTATGTGTATGTTGAAACCGCCGTGTTTCCGAAGGAGTTGGAAACAGCTGTCTTAACGTTTCTGTGGTCTTCGTAGGTGTATGAAGTTGTAAGGCCGCTTCCTGTCTTCAT encodes:
- a CDS encoding trimeric intracellular cation channel family protein — translated: MIIHFIDILATFVFAVSGAFRAVKHELDLLGVLVLSIATGVGGGITRDIILGTTPPMAFRDENYLLVCILAGFTVFLVAPWIAKRWNIVLIADAVGLGLFSATGAEKAMSLGLGPIGVMFSGALTATGGGVIRDILVREIPDVIKEDFYATAAIAGGAVFYFSSVLCISNFYSFMASFVFTTMLRFIAMHVKIKLPKIKRLPDSPSRLTKGRKTRRKYNE
- a CDS encoding alpha-D-ribose 1-methylphosphonate 5-triphosphate diphosphatase yields the protein MKKTCLFGGPLFDGKNIHDEGIILFDKSGIISINNPLAIHLADELHDVDGKYIMPSLVDLHSDALEKCIEMRPGVFFDQRFAIQNLDRRLAACGITSFCHAISFGEGEMGLRSQKEADRLLRLVKAFSDSGKACVRHYVHARYEIGTINGTDYVEGLLDSGLLDLVSIMDHTPGQGQFRDLESFGNYYGKTYALTEHELVTMVDRKQKRQAEGWESIRNLIEKVVDQGVPVMSHDDDTNAKVELLNALGVTASEFPVTMEAALSARGKGMKVFMGAPNMIRGLSSNGHLTASETVKNRLCNGFISDYYPESLVQAPFVAGKQVGINLAEAFGLATSGPGEYLKSSGSAGRLDEGTPADIIIVSPSNDWASVEQTWVSGGCVYRAHC
- a CDS encoding RHS repeat domain-containing protein, which translates into the protein MKGRISKTWGDSVYPVAYSYDETGRMVSMTTYRAETGWNGETFPENATGDTTKWHYDPATGLLLAKEYADGTKTEYRYAEAGRLDSRIWARKNGANAVSTSYVYDPSTASLNKIDYSDETADITFAYDRIGRQKSITDAVGTRTFAYNDSLQLQSEKIDGLTQATITRLYEIDGVKGRPKGFSVEKTGDARYEISYGYDPSGRIKTLSWNAGGKADSATYEYLESSHLLSSMKTGSGLTTSYTYEDHRNVKTAVSNSFGNTAVSTYTYEYDELGRRKSVKNTGSAFNNPNFNIYGYNDRSEVTASNSFTGEDLANKNNPLSDRSRAYAYDPIGNRKTATEAANNFAYSANSLNQYESISGAANPETPAYDFDGNMTVAKGMVYTYNAENRLIEASPQNPQQGSIKSTYIYDYMGRRAQKTLYTYSSGSWQKQKDQSFIYDGWDMVKESEKASDSSPEVPAYYVWGLDLSQSMQGAGGVGGLIASVKSGNEYLYSYDGNGNVGQMIKSSDGSIAARYEYDPFGKALFSEGPMAGENPYRFSTKYLDGEIGLYYYGFRFYDAEMGRWINRDPTEEKGGKNILVYLFCLINIILKFQIFKYCSKPQGDDFEKNMPFWRPTF